The following are encoded in a window of Heliangelus exortis chromosome 9, bHelExo1.hap1, whole genome shotgun sequence genomic DNA:
- the RNF13 gene encoding E3 ubiquitin-protein ligase RNF13, whose product MLLSIGMLMLSATQIYTILTVQLFAFLNLLPVEADILAYNLENGTQTFDDLPARFGYRLPAEGLKGFLINSKPENACEPIAPPPLRDNSSGAFIVLIRRLECNFDVKVLNAQKAGYKAAIVHNVDSDDLISMGSNDIEVLKKIDIPSVFIGETSANSLKDEFTYEKGGHVVLIPEFSLPLEYYLIPFLIIVGICLILIVIFMITKFVQDRHRARRNRLRKDQLKKLPVHKFKKGDEYDVCAICLDEYEDGDKLRILPCSHAYHCKCVDPWLTKTKKTCPVCKQKVVPSQGDSDSETDSSQEENEVSENTPLLRPLASVSTQSFGALSESHSHQNMTESSEYEEDDNDNIDSSDAENGVNEESVVVQLQPSDEREYRVANTV is encoded by the exons atgctgTTGTCAATAGGAATGCTGATGTTGTCTGCCACTCAGATATACACTATTTTGACTGTTCAGTTATTTGCTTTCCTGAATCTTTTACCTGTGGAGGCAGATATTTTAGCA TATAACCTTGAAAATGGAACCCAGACTTTTGATGATCTGCCTGCTAGGTTTGGCTACAGGCTGCCAGCAGAAGGCctgaag GGATTTCTAATAAATTCAAAGCCAGAGAATGCCTGTGAGCCTATAGCTCCGCCTCCACTGAGGGACAACTCCTCGGGTGCTTTTATTGTGTTGATTCGAAGGCTTGAGTGCAACTTTGATGTCAAG GTTTTAAATGCACAGAAAGCTGGATACAAGGCAGCTATAGTTCACAATGTTGATTCGGATGACCTCATAAGCATGGGATCCAACGACA TTGAGGTTTTAAAGAAGATTGACATTCCTTCTGTCTTTATTGGTGAGACATCAGCTAATTCTCTTAAAGACGAGTTTACTTACGAGAAGGG tGGTCATGTTGTGTTAATTCCAGAGTTCAGTCTTCCTTTGGAGTACTACTTAATCCCTTTCCTAATAATAGTAGGGATCTGTCTTATCCTCATTGTCATATTTATG ATCACAAAATTTGTGCAAGACAGACACAGAGCAAGAAGGAATCGCCTTAGGAAGGATCAGCTTAAGAAACTTCCTGTTCATAAATTTAAGAAAG GAGATGAATACGATGTATGTGCCATTTGCCTGGATGAATATGAGGATGGAGACAAGCTCAGAATCCTTCCTTGTTCTCATG CTTATCACTGCAAGTGTGTGGACCCATGGctgacaaaaacaaaaaaaacatgtcCTGTGTGTAAGCAGAAAGTGGTTCCTTCTCAGGGGGACTCTGACTCTGAAACAGACAGTAGTCAAGAAGAGAATGAAGTATCTGAAAATACTCCTTTGCTTAGACCACTAGCCTCAGTTAGTACTCAGTCATTTGGGGCTTTGTCAGAATCTCATTCCCATCAGAACATGACTGAGTCCTCAGAATATGAGGAAGATGACAATGACAATATTGATAGCAGCGATGCAGAAAATGGAGTGAATGAAGAAAGTGTAGTGGTTCAACTACAGCCCAGTGATGAAAGGGAGTACAGAGTGGCAAATACTGTTTAA